A genomic segment from Gracilimonas sediminicola encodes:
- a CDS encoding NAD(P) transhydrogenase subunit alpha, translated as MSALIFSLFIFVLACFIGFELISKVPPTLHTPLMSGANAISGITIVGALIVAGHSGVDSQMSQIIGFVAIVFATINVVGGFMVTDRMLEMFKKKEDDK; from the coding sequence ATGTCAGCTTTAATTTTTTCTTTATTCATTTTTGTTCTGGCCTGTTTTATTGGGTTTGAACTCATTTCAAAAGTACCTCCAACCCTGCACACCCCGCTTATGTCTGGGGCAAATGCCATTTCGGGCATCACCATTGTAGGGGCGCTAATTGTTGCCGGCCACTCGGGGGTGGATTCTCAAATGAGTCAAATCATCGGTTTTGTTGCCATCGTATTTGCCACTATTAATGTGGTGGGCGGTTTTATGGTTACAGACCGCATGCTGGAGATGTTCAAGAAAAAGGAGGATGACAAATGA
- a CDS encoding NAD(P)(+) transhydrogenase (Re/Si-specific) subunit beta: MSQFLPESFLPFVPDVIQIIYLIATFFFIRGLKLLNSPATARKGNQYAAIGMLIGIAVTLFDQQIISFEWIVAGVVIGGLIGAVLAKKVAMTAMPELVAVFNGFGGGASALVAWGEFSRLTDPTVMSPDSLVTTGLGIFIGALTFTGSFIAFGKLKGFISGNAITFPGLNVINIGSMIGVVVLIGVFTFDPTNQTIFWIILGLSLLIGITSVIPIGGADMPVVISLLNSYSGIAASMAGFVIGNNLLIIAGALVGAAGLILTQIMCKAMNRSLTNVIFGAFGGETSGTASGEEGDKTVRETSAEDLAIQVAYASKVVIVPGYGLAVAQAQHVIKEVAGKLEERGVQVKYGIHPVAGRMPGHMNVLLAEADVPYDQLLDMDQINPEFKSTDVVLVIGANDVVNPVAKTEPGSPIYGMPILNVDEAKRTVVFKRSLSPGYAGIDNPLFYDEKNQMFFGDAKKSLQALNEALNDV, encoded by the coding sequence ATGAGCCAGTTTTTACCTGAAAGCTTTTTGCCTTTTGTACCCGATGTTATCCAGATTATATACCTGATTGCGACCTTCTTTTTTATTCGCGGGTTGAAGTTGCTGAACTCTCCCGCCACAGCCCGAAAGGGAAATCAATATGCAGCTATTGGGATGTTAATTGGTATTGCCGTCACTCTTTTCGATCAGCAAATTATTTCTTTTGAATGGATTGTAGCCGGTGTAGTTATTGGCGGTTTGATCGGCGCAGTGCTTGCCAAAAAAGTAGCTATGACAGCCATGCCGGAACTTGTAGCTGTGTTTAATGGATTTGGTGGTGGTGCATCAGCATTAGTCGCCTGGGGAGAATTTTCCCGCCTGACCGATCCCACCGTTATGTCACCGGATAGTTTGGTTACCACAGGCTTAGGCATCTTCATCGGAGCCTTAACCTTCACCGGCAGTTTTATCGCCTTTGGTAAACTGAAAGGATTTATTTCCGGAAACGCCATCACCTTTCCAGGACTGAACGTTATTAATATCGGGTCCATGATTGGTGTGGTGGTTCTGATCGGAGTCTTCACTTTCGATCCCACTAATCAAACCATCTTCTGGATTATTCTCGGGCTTTCACTATTGATTGGAATCACCTCTGTCATCCCCATTGGCGGTGCAGACATGCCGGTTGTTATTTCCCTGCTTAACTCCTATTCAGGCATTGCCGCCTCTATGGCCGGCTTTGTGATTGGCAATAACCTCCTCATTATTGCCGGAGCTCTTGTAGGAGCGGCCGGACTCATCCTCACCCAAATTATGTGCAAGGCCATGAACCGCTCGTTAACCAACGTCATATTTGGAGCCTTTGGAGGTGAAACAAGCGGAACTGCAAGTGGCGAAGAAGGAGACAAAACCGTTCGCGAAACCTCTGCGGAAGATTTAGCTATTCAGGTTGCGTATGCTTCAAAGGTTGTCATTGTACCGGGATATGGATTGGCCGTTGCTCAGGCCCAGCATGTTATTAAAGAAGTGGCCGGAAAACTCGAAGAGCGCGGTGTGCAGGTTAAATACGGGATTCATCCTGTAGCAGGTCGCATGCCCGGACACATGAACGTACTTTTAGCCGAAGCGGACGTTCCCTACGACCAGCTGTTGGACATGGATCAAATCAACCCGGAATTTAAATCGACGGATGTGGTATTGGTGATTGGAGCCAATGATGTCGTAAATCCTGTCGCTAAAACCGAGCCCGGCAGCCCCATCTATGGCATGCCTATACTTAATGTGGATGAAGCCAAACGAACGGTGGTATTTAAGCGAAGTTTAAGCCCCGGTTATGCCGGCATCGATAATCCGTTGTTTTATGACGAGAAGAACCAGATGTTTTTTGGGGATGCCAAGAAGAGTTTGCAAGCTCTGAATGAAGCGTTGAATGATGTTTAG
- a CDS encoding FKBP-type peptidyl-prolyl cis-trans isomerase, which translates to MPSTKFIRLFIPVLFLFFVTVSCSDDSGCNQKPNTAVNQAQLQLDIDEIEAYLTENNIEAEVHESGLRYVINEPGDGKTATLCDQITISYEGRLLSDGSVFDDSDGKNVAFPLSRLIIGWQVGIPLIDEGGSITLYVPSSYGYGSRGAGDDIPPNANLIFEVSLARVF; encoded by the coding sequence ATGCCATCTACCAAATTTATCCGACTATTTATTCCGGTACTGTTTCTGTTTTTTGTCACCGTTTCCTGCTCTGATGACAGCGGTTGCAATCAAAAGCCCAACACGGCTGTAAATCAGGCCCAGCTGCAGTTAGATATCGATGAAATTGAAGCCTATCTCACCGAAAATAACATTGAAGCTGAAGTTCATGAATCCGGCCTGCGTTATGTGATCAATGAGCCCGGTGACGGTAAAACAGCTACCCTTTGCGACCAAATTACGATCAGTTATGAAGGACGTTTGCTTTCGGACGGCAGTGTATTTGATGACAGTGACGGTAAGAACGTAGCCTTCCCCCTCAGCCGACTGATCATAGGGTGGCAGGTTGGCATTCCTTTAATTGACGAAGGCGGAAGCATTACCCTTTACGTGCCATCCTCTTATGGGTATGGAAGCCGGGGCGCCGGGGATGATATCCCACCTAACGCCAACCTTATTTTTGAAGTCAGCCTGGCCCGGGTTTTTTAG
- the katG gene encoding catalase/peroxidase HPI: MADKNESSANKAGTYKANDSKAHGDGDISKCPFHNGSLRETAGGGTGNREWWPNKLNLNILRQHSSKSDPMGEDFDYAEEFKKLDLDEVKKDLNDLMTDSQEWWPADFGHYGPLMIRMAWHSAGTYRVVDGRGGGSTGNQRFAPLNSWPDNVNLDKARLLLWPVKQKYGNKLSWGDLMILAGNVALESMGFETFGFGGGRKDVWEPEEDIYWGSEGEWLADQRHTDDGELEEPLGADHMGLIYVNPEGPNGEPDPKKAAKYIRQTFARMAMNDEETVALIAGGHTFGKTHGAAPEDHKGPEPEAAPIEQMGIGWKSDYGTGMGADTVSSGLEGTWTQTPTEWSNKFFENLFEYDWELTKSPAGAWQWRPKDGAGEGTIPDAHDPEKKHAPFMLTTDLSLKEDPAYEKISRRFYENPDEFADAFARAWYKLTHRDMGPKSLLIGPEVPEEELLWQDPIPEVNHELVDENDIAELKEKILDSGLSVSELVSTAWASASTYRQSDKRGGTNGARIRLAPQKDWEVNNPEQLNKVLNTYETIQQWFNENQSGDKKVSIADLIVLGGAAGIEKAAKDAGHDITVPFTPGRTDATAEQTDEESFAWLEPPADGFRNYYNPKHNTTQEEMLVDKAQLLSLTPPEMTVLVGGMRVLETNYDGSKKGVFTDNPGTLTNDFFKNLLDMNTTWQATTDKQDVFVGSDRNTGDVKWSGTRADLIFGSNSELRALAEVYGTEESEEKFVNDFVKAWNKVMNLDRFDLK; the protein is encoded by the coding sequence ATGGCTGATAAAAATGAAAGTTCTGCAAATAAGGCAGGCACGTATAAAGCTAATGATTCTAAAGCTCACGGAGATGGAGATATAAGTAAATGTCCATTTCATAACGGATCTCTGCGTGAGACGGCCGGTGGCGGTACCGGAAACCGCGAATGGTGGCCCAATAAATTGAACCTGAATATTCTTCGCCAGCATTCTTCCAAATCAGATCCTATGGGTGAAGATTTTGATTACGCAGAAGAATTTAAGAAGCTGGACCTGGATGAAGTCAAAAAAGATCTCAACGACCTGATGACAGACTCCCAGGAATGGTGGCCGGCCGACTTTGGGCACTATGGACCACTCATGATCCGAATGGCATGGCACAGCGCCGGGACGTATCGTGTAGTTGACGGCCGTGGTGGCGGAAGCACCGGAAACCAGCGATTTGCTCCCCTCAACAGCTGGCCCGATAACGTGAATCTTGATAAAGCACGTCTATTACTGTGGCCTGTAAAACAGAAGTATGGCAACAAACTTTCCTGGGGAGATCTGATGATTCTCGCCGGAAACGTAGCCCTCGAATCAATGGGTTTTGAGACCTTTGGTTTTGGCGGCGGACGTAAAGATGTGTGGGAACCGGAAGAAGATATTTACTGGGGTTCTGAAGGCGAATGGCTTGCCGATCAGCGTCATACTGATGATGGAGAATTGGAAGAACCGTTAGGTGCCGACCACATGGGACTGATTTACGTAAACCCGGAAGGCCCAAATGGCGAACCTGATCCTAAGAAAGCAGCGAAATATATCCGTCAGACTTTCGCTCGTATGGCAATGAATGATGAAGAGACTGTCGCACTGATTGCCGGAGGACATACCTTTGGTAAAACTCACGGAGCTGCACCTGAAGATCATAAAGGGCCTGAGCCCGAAGCCGCACCTATCGAACAGATGGGAATTGGCTGGAAGAGCGACTACGGTACCGGAATGGGAGCTGATACCGTAAGCAGTGGCCTTGAAGGAACCTGGACTCAAACTCCTACCGAATGGAGTAACAAGTTTTTTGAGAATCTTTTTGAGTATGATTGGGAACTAACCAAAAGTCCGGCCGGTGCCTGGCAATGGAGACCTAAAGACGGAGCCGGTGAAGGCACTATTCCTGATGCTCACGATCCGGAGAAAAAGCATGCACCGTTTATGCTGACTACCGACCTTTCTCTGAAAGAAGATCCGGCATATGAGAAAATCTCTCGCCGTTTCTACGAAAATCCGGATGAATTCGCAGATGCTTTTGCACGTGCGTGGTATAAACTTACTCACCGTGATATGGGGCCAAAATCACTCCTGATAGGGCCGGAAGTACCTGAAGAAGAGCTGTTATGGCAAGATCCCATTCCGGAAGTTAATCATGAATTAGTTGATGAGAATGACATTGCCGAACTGAAAGAGAAAATTCTCGATTCCGGACTATCCGTATCAGAATTGGTTTCTACAGCATGGGCTTCAGCTTCCACATATCGTCAATCAGACAAGCGGGGTGGTACTAACGGTGCCCGAATCCGATTGGCTCCTCAGAAAGACTGGGAAGTAAACAACCCCGAGCAGTTAAACAAAGTGCTGAATACCTATGAAACCATTCAGCAGTGGTTTAATGAAAATCAGTCCGGCGATAAGAAAGTTTCAATCGCTGACCTGATTGTTCTGGGTGGAGCTGCCGGAATTGAAAAAGCAGCCAAAGATGCCGGTCATGACATCACCGTACCGTTTACACCCGGACGAACCGATGCTACCGCCGAGCAAACTGATGAAGAATCGTTTGCATGGTTAGAGCCACCGGCTGATGGATTCCGTAACTACTACAATCCTAAGCACAACACCACTCAGGAAGAAATGTTGGTTGATAAAGCGCAGCTGCTTTCCCTGACTCCACCTGAAATGACGGTGCTTGTTGGTGGTATGCGTGTGCTGGAAACCAATTATGATGGTTCCAAAAAGGGTGTGTTTACGGATAACCCCGGAACACTCACCAACGACTTCTTCAAGAACCTGCTGGATATGAATACGACCTGGCAGGCTACTACCGACAAGCAGGATGTGTTTGTTGGAAGTGATCGCAATACCGGAGATGTGAAGTGGAGCGGAACACGCGCTGACCTTATTTTCGGATCCAATTCAGAACTGCGGGCACTTGCAGAGGTGTATGGTACAGAAGAATCCGAAGAGAAGTTTGTGAACGACTTCGTTAAAGCATGGAATAAGGTAATGAACCTTGACCGCTTTGATCTGAAGTAA
- a CDS encoding M1 family metallopeptidase — MTKIRTLFISLLIFGTLGCSTSPKVEPGVSLELAKFRKALISDVNYELFFNIPGKETEDISASETITFTLKEAGHDIQLDFRESAELLKSLTINGSESEIKFKDEHLILPSHLLKEGLNSVTIDFIAGESSLNRNPDYLYTLFVPDRARTAFPLFDQPDLKATYDLTLEIPVSWEAISNAPLASVTEKDSAKTLEFATSDLISSYLFSFVAGDFEAVSRIVNGREMTMLHRETDEEKVARSIDKIFELHAASLNWLEEYTGIDYPFQKFDFALIPAFQYGGMEHVGAIQYRASSLFLDVDPSESQLLSRASLIAHETAHMWFGDLVTMEWFNDVWTKEVFANFMAAKIMNPNFPDIDHDLNFVLRHHPSAYSVDRTEGANPIRQHLENLNEAGQMYGAIIYNKAPIMMRQLELLVGEELFKKGLREYLSTYSFGNATWPDLITILDQKTEQDLHAWSEVWVNTAGRPHFSVEFHEDDLPGREPLKYDVLVQSDPAGLERVWPQQVGIWTISPKDSSFKFFDILSDEQKKFATLNKLQAETRVFNANGRGYGLFPADLKTLQHWEHMRDVRKGSHLINLYENMLEQNEVFPDSYLDELVGIFQTEENQLLLNLALGHIETIYWKLLTEEQRNEVQSGLEEILWNEMLAQTKSSTKKTFFNTFRDIALSDNQVQKVYDVWSGELEIDGLNLAETDFISMAGDLAIKRPDLATSIISEQLSRIENPDRKRRFEFIQPALSADQNVRDSFFESLKDEGNRKTESWVLSALGYLHHPLRVDESEKYILPSLEVLREIQTTGDIFFPKRWLDVTLGNHSSDEAVKTVRTFLDNNPDYNRQLKMKILQAADMMFRANEIKQYTK, encoded by the coding sequence ATGACCAAGATTCGCACCCTGTTTATCTCTCTTTTGATTTTTGGAACCCTGGGATGCTCAACATCCCCAAAGGTTGAGCCCGGTGTTTCCCTTGAACTCGCTAAATTCAGAAAAGCCCTGATCTCGGATGTTAATTATGAACTGTTCTTTAATATCCCCGGGAAAGAAACAGAGGACATATCCGCCTCAGAAACCATCACATTTACTCTTAAGGAAGCTGGTCATGATATACAGCTGGATTTTCGAGAATCTGCTGAATTACTGAAATCACTTACCATAAACGGATCGGAAAGTGAGATTAAGTTTAAAGACGAACATTTGATTTTACCATCCCACCTGCTGAAAGAAGGACTGAATTCGGTAACCATTGATTTTATTGCGGGTGAATCTTCACTCAACCGAAACCCTGATTACCTTTATACCCTGTTTGTTCCCGATCGTGCCCGAACCGCCTTTCCCCTTTTTGATCAGCCTGATCTGAAAGCAACTTATGATCTGACCTTAGAAATCCCGGTATCCTGGGAAGCTATTTCAAATGCACCGCTGGCTTCCGTAACCGAAAAAGATTCAGCTAAAACCCTTGAGTTTGCTACCTCAGATTTAATCAGTTCCTACCTGTTTTCTTTTGTTGCCGGCGATTTTGAGGCCGTCTCGCGAATTGTTAACGGCCGTGAAATGACTATGCTGCACCGTGAAACGGACGAGGAAAAAGTAGCCCGGAGTATCGATAAAATTTTTGAACTCCACGCGGCCTCACTCAACTGGCTGGAAGAATACACCGGTATAGACTATCCCTTTCAAAAGTTCGATTTCGCTCTCATACCTGCCTTCCAATATGGAGGCATGGAACACGTGGGAGCCATTCAATACCGTGCCTCTTCCCTGTTCCTGGATGTAGATCCATCTGAGTCTCAACTCCTCAGCCGGGCCAGCCTCATTGCCCACGAAACTGCCCATATGTGGTTCGGAGACTTGGTCACCATGGAGTGGTTTAATGACGTATGGACTAAAGAGGTGTTTGCCAATTTCATGGCTGCCAAAATCATGAATCCTAACTTCCCCGATATTGATCATGATCTGAATTTTGTACTTCGTCATCACCCCAGCGCTTATTCCGTGGATCGAACTGAAGGAGCCAATCCCATTCGACAGCATCTTGAGAATTTGAACGAAGCCGGGCAGATGTATGGAGCCATCATCTATAATAAAGCACCCATCATGATGCGCCAGCTTGAGTTACTGGTTGGGGAAGAACTCTTTAAAAAAGGATTACGCGAATATTTAAGCACCTATTCTTTCGGCAATGCCACATGGCCCGACCTGATTACCATTCTGGATCAAAAGACTGAACAGGACCTGCATGCATGGAGTGAAGTTTGGGTGAATACCGCCGGCCGTCCTCATTTTTCTGTGGAGTTCCATGAAGATGACCTTCCCGGCCGCGAGCCATTGAAGTATGACGTTTTGGTGCAAAGCGACCCGGCCGGTTTGGAAAGAGTGTGGCCACAGCAAGTTGGTATCTGGACCATCAGCCCGAAAGACAGCTCATTCAAATTTTTTGATATTTTGAGTGACGAGCAGAAGAAATTTGCTACCCTGAATAAACTTCAGGCTGAAACAAGAGTGTTTAATGCCAATGGGCGCGGCTATGGTCTGTTCCCTGCAGACCTTAAAACCCTTCAGCATTGGGAACACATGCGGGATGTACGGAAAGGCTCTCACCTCATCAACCTGTATGAGAATATGCTGGAGCAGAATGAAGTATTTCCGGATTCATACCTGGATGAATTGGTCGGGATTTTTCAAACCGAGGAAAACCAGTTATTGCTGAATCTGGCGCTTGGGCATATTGAAACCATTTACTGGAAACTGCTAACGGAAGAACAGAGAAATGAAGTTCAAAGCGGGTTGGAAGAAATACTCTGGAATGAGATGCTGGCTCAAACCAAAAGCAGTACAAAGAAAACTTTCTTCAACACCTTCAGAGACATTGCCCTGTCTGATAATCAGGTCCAAAAAGTATATGATGTCTGGAGCGGGGAACTTGAAATTGATGGGCTAAATCTTGCGGAAACAGATTTCATCAGCATGGCCGGAGACCTTGCAATTAAACGACCTGATTTAGCAACATCTATCATTTCGGAACAACTCAGTCGAATTGAAAACCCGGACCGCAAACGCCGGTTTGAGTTTATTCAGCCTGCTCTGTCAGCAGATCAAAATGTACGCGACTCCTTTTTTGAATCTTTAAAGGATGAAGGAAACCGAAAAACAGAATCCTGGGTTTTAAGCGCGCTCGGATACCTGCACCACCCGCTTCGTGTTGATGAATCAGAAAAATATATTCTGCCAAGCCTGGAGGTGCTTCGGGAAATTCAAACAACCGGAGACATCTTCTTCCCCAAGCGCTGGCTGGATGTTACCCTTGGCAACCATTCATCAGATGAAGCTGTGAAAACGGTGCGCACATTTCTGGATAATAACCCGGATTATAATCGACAGCTGAAAATGAAAATTCTACAAGCTGCCGATATGATGTTCCGGGCTAATGAGATTAAACAATACACCAAATAG
- the creD gene encoding cell envelope integrity protein CreD, whose translation MKNLRKSLGTRLFIIAFLTLILLIPSLLIQGLISEREYRRDSVANEISQKWGDEQVVVGPIISVPYRYYFNGEDKVEQTIRYAHFLPENLNVEGAITPEIRYRGIYKVIVYNSSLSVSGNFPAIDLSGFKVPVEDFLIEDAFVSVGISDMTGIKDFVNITWNESEFLANPGIESNDVLASGISIAPDLTTGEAYDFSFDLNLNGSTGLHFSPVGKQTNVALKSEWLNPSFTGNFLPAEREVTDAGFDSEWNVLHLNRNFAQQWQGPNQEVTNTLFGVELLLAVDEYQKTMRTAKYAIMFISLTFLTFFMIELLSKKIIHPIQYLLIGFALLIFYTLLLSISEYVVFQLAYVIAAAAIIGLITIYSYSVLSDKLKSGIIFGVLIILYGYLYILLQLQDYALLLGSLGLFVVLSVVMYLTRNINWFEIMSTEDEAAT comes from the coding sequence ATGAAAAACCTTAGAAAATCGCTCGGTACCCGTTTATTTATCATCGCGTTTCTAACGCTGATCCTGCTTATTCCTTCCCTTTTAATCCAGGGACTGATTTCGGAGCGGGAATACAGGAGAGATTCCGTAGCGAATGAAATCAGTCAAAAATGGGGTGATGAACAAGTTGTTGTAGGACCTATTATCAGTGTGCCTTACAGGTATTATTTCAACGGCGAGGATAAGGTAGAGCAAACCATTCGTTATGCTCATTTTTTGCCGGAGAACCTGAATGTAGAAGGAGCCATCACCCCGGAAATTCGGTATCGGGGCATTTATAAAGTGATTGTGTATAACAGCAGCTTGTCGGTATCAGGAAATTTCCCGGCCATTGATTTGAGTGGGTTTAAAGTGCCGGTGGAAGACTTCCTTATTGAAGACGCCTTTGTTTCGGTAGGGATTTCAGATATGACCGGAATCAAGGACTTTGTGAATATTACTTGGAATGAGAGTGAATTTTTGGCGAATCCGGGTATTGAATCCAATGATGTTCTGGCCTCCGGAATTTCTATTGCACCCGACCTTACCACCGGCGAAGCCTATGATTTTAGCTTTGATCTGAATTTAAACGGAAGTACCGGGCTTCATTTTTCACCAGTAGGCAAGCAGACAAATGTTGCGCTTAAATCAGAGTGGTTAAACCCAAGTTTTACGGGTAATTTTTTACCAGCCGAGCGGGAAGTCACAGATGCCGGATTTGATTCCGAATGGAATGTATTACACCTGAACCGGAATTTTGCTCAGCAATGGCAGGGGCCTAACCAGGAAGTGACCAATACGCTTTTCGGGGTTGAACTGCTGCTGGCTGTGGATGAATATCAGAAAACCATGCGAACTGCCAAGTATGCCATCATGTTTATCTCGCTGACCTTCCTGACCTTCTTTATGATCGAACTGCTGAGCAAGAAAATCATTCACCCCATTCAGTACTTATTAATCGGCTTCGCCCTGCTGATTTTTTACACGCTGCTTCTGTCGATTTCAGAATATGTGGTGTTCCAGTTAGCATATGTAATTGCTGCTGCCGCCATCATTGGGTTGATCACAATCTACTCCTACAGCGTATTATCCGATAAGCTGAAATCAGGAATCATCTTTGGGGTGTTAATCATCCTGTATGGCTACCTCTACATTCTGCTGCAATTGCAGGATTATGCGCTCTTGTTAGGAAGCCTTGGATTATTTGTCGTGCTATCTGTGGTTATGTACCTGACCCGAAACATCAACTGGTTTGAAATTATGAGCACCGAGGATGAAGCAGCCACTTAG
- a CDS encoding winged helix-turn-helix domain-containing protein, whose amino-acid sequence MNVSFDDLHKAFESRVRLGIMSALAVNDSLDFSALKEFLDVTDGNLATHIKKLEKEGFIEVEKSFIDNKPNTKYSMTPDGKKAFDDYLNVMEEIIKAQKNS is encoded by the coding sequence GTGAACGTATCTTTTGATGATTTACATAAAGCATTCGAGAGCAGGGTCAGGCTGGGGATTATGTCGGCCCTGGCGGTTAACGATTCGCTCGATTTCAGTGCGCTGAAGGAGTTCTTGGATGTAACCGACGGCAACCTTGCCACACACATTAAGAAGCTGGAAAAGGAGGGGTTCATTGAAGTGGAAAAATCCTTTATCGATAACAAACCAAACACTAAGTACTCCATGACACCGGACGGAAAAAAAGCATTCGATGACTACCTGAACGTGATGGAAGAAATTATAAAAGCCCAGAAAAACAGTTAA
- a CDS encoding glutamate synthase-related protein: MTKLHAIDDLEDRKPVHSLLNGLDLVTIKYDGKISVLYGRCLHRGALMADGYIEGGNIICGVHGWDYRYDTGVSEYNNEEVLHKFTAEIKDGYVWVDEAEINEYLEEHPQPFNRDEYLGQYADTHPEDTEPYTGYIKELAQNGLKNYGHHGPSAAMGVDRNTLPKWENIQFLPAQLATRPLMDEEEVDTTVVIGLQAKKPLKLKIPLFVSDMSFGALSREAKIALSKGAELAGTGICSGEGGMLPEEQANNSKYFYELASGKFGFSWEKVQKAQAFHFKGGQGAKTGTGGHLPGDKVTEEIAEVRGLEEGETAVSPAAFPDLKTVEDFKGFADEVRKKTGGIPVGFKIAASHVESDLDFALEVGVDYIILDGRGGGTGSAPTVLRDNINVPTIPALARARKHLDTSGASDVTLIITGGLRVAEDFAKAMMLGADAVAVSNAALQAIGCLGMRACDSNNCPVGIATQKEGLRKRLIIDQSASQLQNYFEASSELVKVIARACGHEKVSGFNKNDLSTYDYEMHRLTGIRYAGVTP; the protein is encoded by the coding sequence ATGACTAAACTTCATGCAATTGATGATCTTGAAGACCGAAAACCTGTACATAGCCTGCTAAATGGGCTAGACCTTGTGACAATAAAGTATGATGGCAAAATTTCGGTACTGTATGGCAGATGTTTGCACCGGGGAGCGCTTATGGCCGACGGTTATATTGAAGGTGGTAACATTATTTGTGGTGTTCATGGGTGGGACTACCGATACGATACAGGCGTTTCGGAATATAATAATGAGGAGGTGCTTCATAAATTTACAGCTGAAATCAAAGATGGATATGTATGGGTAGATGAAGCGGAAATCAATGAATACCTTGAGGAACATCCTCAGCCCTTTAACAGGGATGAATACCTTGGCCAGTACGCAGATACGCACCCAGAGGATACCGAACCCTATACCGGTTATATTAAAGAGCTCGCCCAAAACGGGCTGAAGAATTATGGACACCATGGTCCTTCTGCTGCTATGGGGGTAGATCGAAACACCCTGCCCAAATGGGAGAATATCCAGTTTCTGCCGGCTCAGCTCGCAACCAGACCGCTCATGGATGAAGAGGAAGTGGACACTACGGTTGTAATTGGACTTCAGGCAAAAAAACCGCTAAAACTGAAAATTCCGTTATTTGTATCTGATATGAGTTTCGGAGCATTATCCCGAGAAGCAAAGATTGCTCTTTCCAAAGGAGCAGAGCTTGCAGGTACAGGAATCTGCAGTGGTGAAGGAGGTATGCTACCCGAAGAACAGGCCAATAACTCCAAATATTTTTATGAGTTGGCATCCGGTAAATTCGGTTTCTCTTGGGAAAAAGTTCAAAAAGCTCAGGCATTTCATTTTAAAGGAGGGCAGGGGGCAAAAACCGGAACGGGAGGACATCTGCCGGGAGATAAAGTAACGGAAGAAATTGCTGAGGTAAGAGGGTTAGAGGAAGGTGAAACGGCTGTTTCACCGGCAGCTTTTCCCGACTTAAAAACTGTTGAAGACTTCAAAGGATTTGCAGATGAGGTTCGCAAGAAAACTGGAGGTATTCCAGTGGGTTTTAAGATTGCAGCCAGTCATGTTGAGTCCGACCTTGATTTTGCTCTGGAAGTAGGAGTGGACTATATCATCCTGGATGGAAGAGGGGGCGGGACCGGTTCAGCACCCACGGTTTTGCGCGATAATATCAATGTGCCCACCATTCCTGCGCTGGCCCGGGCCCGTAAACATCTGGATACATCCGGAGCCAGTGATGTAACGCTGATTATTACGGGGGGATTAAGGGTAGCCGAAGACTTTGCTAAAGCGATGATGCTCGGGGCAGACGCCGTTGCAGTTTCAAATGCAGCACTTCAGGCAATTGGATGCCTGGGTATGAGGGCCTGTGACTCCAATAACTGCCCGGTCGGGATAGCTACTCAGAAAGAAGGCTTGAGAAAAAGACTCATCATAGATCAATCAGCCAGCCAGCTGCAGAATTATTTTGAAGCATCCAGCGAATTGGTCAAAGTTATAGCCCGGGCTTGCGGCCACGAAAAAGTGAGTGGCTTTAATAAAAACGATCTTTCCACTTATGATTACGAGATGCATCGTCTTACCGGTATCCGTTATGCCGGGGTTACACCTTAG